In one window of Thermomicrobiales bacterium DNA:
- a CDS encoding agmatinase encodes MDKSRTAAPAGGATFLNAELVTDLAALEADIAVLGIPYGVPYGMVGVAGPCSAAPAALRAQSLKFGYGMFIEHYDFDHDGPLLGGHDVRIVDCGDALADPLDIPGNSARATAATSEIVARGAVPIMLGGDDSVPIPFFRGFEGHGPVTLIQVDAHLDFRDELDGVREGFSSPIRRASEMPWIDSIVQIGLRGVGSARPAEVQDARDNGNLLVTAGEVRRDGVAALLSRIPTEHPYLITIDLDGLDPSVAPGLSGPAPGGLSYDELAELLAGLVAQGRIAGLDIVEYAPELDVNGHTALVATRLILTLIGALTRSGQLGRA; translated from the coding sequence GGACAAATCACGAACGGCAGCTCCGGCTGGCGGCGCGACATTCCTGAATGCGGAGCTGGTCACGGACCTGGCAGCTCTCGAAGCGGACATCGCCGTTCTCGGCATTCCCTACGGCGTCCCGTATGGCATGGTGGGCGTCGCTGGCCCCTGCTCAGCCGCCCCGGCAGCGCTGCGGGCGCAGTCGTTGAAGTTCGGCTACGGGATGTTCATCGAGCACTACGACTTCGATCATGACGGGCCGCTGCTGGGTGGACACGACGTCCGGATCGTCGACTGCGGCGACGCGTTGGCCGACCCGCTCGACATCCCCGGCAACTCGGCACGCGCGACGGCGGCGACGAGCGAGATCGTTGCGCGTGGCGCAGTGCCGATCATGCTCGGCGGCGACGACTCGGTTCCGATCCCTTTCTTCCGCGGCTTCGAAGGACACGGGCCGGTCACGCTGATCCAGGTTGACGCGCACCTCGATTTCCGCGACGAGCTGGACGGCGTCCGCGAGGGCTTCTCAAGCCCGATCCGCCGTGCGTCCGAGATGCCGTGGATTGATTCGATCGTCCAGATCGGGCTGCGCGGAGTGGGCAGTGCCCGGCCAGCCGAGGTGCAGGACGCCCGCGACAATGGCAATCTGCTGGTGACGGCCGGCGAAGTGCGCCGCGACGGCGTTGCCGCACTGCTGAGCCGAATCCCGACTGAGCACCCGTACCTGATTACGATTGACCTGGACGGGCTGGATCCATCGGTCGCCCCGGGCCTCTCCGGGCCAGCACCGGGCGGGCTGAGTTACGACGAGCTGGCCGAACTGCTGGCCGGGCTGGTGGCGCAGGGACGCATTGCCGGACTGGACATCGTCGAGTACGCGCCGGAGCTGGATGTCAACGGCCATACCGCGCTCGTGGCGACCCGGCTGATCCTGACGCTGATCGGCGCACTAACGCGCTCGGGGCAGCTCGGCCGAGCGTAA